A genomic segment from Sphingomonas astaxanthinifaciens DSM 22298 encodes:
- a CDS encoding threonine ammonia-lyase, translated as MKSNVNLPTREDVLAASERIAGLVERTPLREVEIGGHRLWLKCESMQTGGSFKLRGASNRLALLNESERRAGVVAFSSGNHAQGVAIAARRLGIPATIVMPSDAPRPKVEGTRAQGAEIVFYDREREDRVAIAEALAAERGAVVVPSFDDRHIIAGQGTAGLEILEQCPEPVHQIVVCCGGGGLAAGIALACPDADIVTVEPQGWDDMARSYAAGAIVPVGPNPPPTRCDALQTPRVSPLTFGILQARGARGLAVSEDEVRAAVRFAWHELEMIVEPGGAAALAAVLAGKLAPEAGTVVLVTGSNVDPALHAALVG; from the coding sequence ATGAAGAGCAATGTGAATTTGCCGACCCGCGAGGACGTTCTCGCCGCTTCGGAGCGGATCGCCGGACTGGTCGAGCGTACCCCCCTTCGGGAAGTGGAGATCGGCGGCCACAGGCTGTGGCTCAAATGCGAATCGATGCAGACCGGGGGTTCGTTCAAGCTGCGCGGCGCGAGCAACCGATTGGCGTTATTGAATGAATCGGAGCGGCGGGCCGGCGTGGTCGCCTTTTCGAGCGGCAATCATGCGCAAGGCGTGGCCATTGCGGCGAGGCGCCTGGGCATCCCCGCGACCATCGTCATGCCGTCCGACGCGCCCCGGCCCAAGGTCGAGGGCACGCGCGCGCAGGGGGCGGAAATCGTCTTCTACGACCGTGAGCGCGAAGACCGGGTGGCCATCGCCGAAGCGCTGGCGGCGGAGCGCGGCGCGGTCGTCGTCCCGAGCTTCGACGATCGCCACATCATCGCAGGGCAGGGGACCGCCGGGCTCGAGATCCTCGAGCAATGTCCCGAGCCCGTCCACCAGATCGTGGTGTGCTGTGGCGGGGGCGGGCTCGCGGCGGGGATCGCGCTCGCCTGTCCCGACGCCGACATCGTTACCGTCGAGCCGCAAGGCTGGGACGACATGGCCCGGTCCTATGCCGCCGGCGCAATCGTGCCGGTCGGCCCCAATCCGCCGCCGACCCGCTGCGACGCGCTCCAGACCCCGCGCGTCTCGCCGCTGACCTTCGGCATCCTGCAGGCGCGCGGCGCGCGCGGGCTTGCGGTGAGCGAGGATGAGGTGCGCGCCGCGGTCCGCTTCGCGTGGCACGAACTCGAGATGATCGTCGAGCCCGGCGGCGCGGCGGCGCTCGCGGCGGTGCTGGCGGGGAAGCTGGCGCCCGAAGCCGGGACGGTGGTGCTGGTCACCGGCAGCAATGTCGACCCGGCGCTGCACGCGGCCCTGGTCGGGTGA
- a CDS encoding alpha/beta hydrolase: protein MPEVIFPGPEGRLEGRFHPGIRPRAPVALILHSHPQAGGTMNNKIVQLLYQTFVRRGFATLRFNFRGVGKSQGVFDNGIGELSDAASALDWVQQIHPEAEQTWVAGVSFGAWIGMQLLMRRPEIKGFISIAPPANMYDFGFLAPCPSSGIIIQGEADEVVAPSSVQKLVDKLRTQRHITIHHDTIPGANHFFAQEHDLLMKSVDNYLDMRLGK from the coding sequence ATGCCCGAAGTCATCTTTCCGGGGCCGGAAGGCCGCCTCGAAGGTCGTTTCCATCCGGGCATCCGCCCGCGCGCGCCGGTCGCGCTGATCCTGCACAGCCACCCGCAGGCGGGCGGCACGATGAACAACAAGATCGTGCAGCTGCTCTATCAAACCTTCGTCCGGCGCGGCTTCGCGACGCTGCGGTTCAATTTCCGCGGCGTGGGCAAGAGCCAGGGCGTGTTCGATAACGGCATCGGCGAGCTGTCGGACGCGGCGAGCGCGCTCGACTGGGTCCAGCAGATCCACCCCGAGGCCGAGCAGACGTGGGTCGCGGGCGTCAGCTTCGGCGCCTGGATCGGGATGCAGCTCCTGATGCGGCGGCCCGAGATCAAGGGCTTCATCTCGATCGCCCCGCCGGCCAACATGTACGACTTCGGCTTCCTCGCCCCCTGCCCGTCCTCGGGCATCATCATCCAGGGTGAGGCCGACGAGGTGGTGGCGCCGTCGAGCGTCCAGAAGCTGGTCGACAAGCTGCGCACCCAGCGCCACATCACCATCCACCACGACACCATCCCCGGCGCGAACCACTTCTTCGCGCAGGAGCATGACCTCCTGATGAAGAGCGTGGACAATTACCTGGACATGCGGCTGGGCAAGTAG
- a CDS encoding cysteine desulfurase family protein, producing MNRPRIYLDHAATTPVLPEARDAMVEALERWANPSSPHGEGREAKAALERARAAIADALGWRHDVIFTSGASEAIGIAASRATVPGRHVGATEHDIVPHAMGEAAGVLPVGGDGLIDRAALTAALEAGPALVAIQQVNNETGVIQPLGEMASEIRAAGSLLLADCAQGAGKIDLPDADFIALSAHKFGGPPGIGALLVRDLATLKAIGGQERGYRRGTQNLPAVAAMAAALAARAHRDAMPRLADLRDRLEAGAKAAGAIVIGEGAPRLPAISAIALPGASKDGLLIQLDLAGFAVSAGSACSSGKLKGSRVLAAMGLAPEVAGGALRISLGPQTREADIDAFVAAYAAIAARAQAA from the coding sequence TTGAACCGTCCCCGAATCTATCTCGACCATGCCGCGACCACCCCGGTGCTGCCCGAGGCCCGCGACGCGATGGTCGAGGCGCTGGAGCGCTGGGCCAATCCGTCGAGCCCGCATGGGGAGGGCCGCGAGGCCAAGGCCGCGCTCGAACGGGCCCGCGCCGCCATCGCCGACGCGCTCGGCTGGCGGCATGACGTCATCTTCACCAGCGGCGCGAGCGAAGCGATCGGCATCGCCGCGTCCCGGGCGACCGTGCCCGGCCGCCACGTCGGCGCGACCGAGCATGACATCGTGCCTCATGCGATGGGCGAGGCGGCGGGCGTGCTGCCGGTCGGCGGCGACGGGCTGATCGACCGCGCGGCCCTGACGGCGGCGCTCGAGGCGGGTCCGGCCCTCGTTGCGATCCAGCAGGTCAATAACGAGACCGGGGTGATCCAGCCGCTCGGCGAGATGGCCAGCGAGATCCGCGCAGCGGGATCGCTCCTGCTCGCCGATTGCGCCCAGGGCGCGGGGAAGATCGATTTGCCCGACGCCGACTTCATCGCCTTGTCGGCGCACAAGTTCGGCGGGCCGCCGGGGATCGGCGCCCTGCTGGTCCGCGACCTCGCGACGCTCAAGGCGATCGGCGGACAGGAGCGGGGCTATCGCCGCGGCACGCAGAATCTCCCCGCGGTCGCGGCCATGGCGGCCGCGCTCGCCGCCCGCGCCCACCGCGACGCCATGCCGCGCCTCGCGGACTTGAGAGACCGGCTCGAGGCGGGGGCGAAGGCCGCCGGCGCCATCGTGATCGGCGAGGGCGCCCCGCGGCTTCCCGCGATCAGCGCCATCGCCTTGCCGGGGGCGTCCAAGGACGGTCTCCTCATCCAGCTCGACCTCGCCGGCTTCGCGGTCAGCGCGGGCTCGGCCTGCTCGAGCGGGAAGCTGAAGGGCAGCCGCGTCCTCGCCGCGATGGGCCTAGCACCCGAAGTGGCGGGTGGCGCGCTCCGGATCAGCCTCGGCCCGCAGACGCGCGAGGCCGACATCGACGCCTTCGTCGCCGCCTACGCCGCCATCGCCGCGCGGGCGCAGGCCGCATGA